A region from the Rhodothermia bacterium genome encodes:
- a CDS encoding GNAT family N-acetyltransferase yields MERFATRTRDHFKGNQINIEIRIGLGGLTPARIATLYRRAPLQRPVEDHAALWRMFEQSSLVITAWVQGRLVGLARVLSDGVLNSYICDFAVEPDVQGLGIGRMLLEQVREQYKGTQIYLYDAKTTSRFYARMGFSNMKEGLWKWS; encoded by the coding sequence ATGGAAAGATTTGCCACTCGTACCCGAGACCATTTCAAAGGAAACCAAATCAATATTGAGATTAGAATCGGTTTGGGAGGACTGACACCCGCGCGTATTGCCACGCTTTACCGCCGTGCGCCACTCCAGAGACCCGTCGAAGATCATGCTGCACTTTGGCGAATGTTCGAGCAATCCTCGCTGGTCATCACAGCATGGGTTCAGGGCCGTTTGGTGGGTTTGGCGCGTGTACTTAGCGATGGTGTACTGAATAGCTATATTTGTGATTTTGCCGTAGAGCCAGACGTGCAAGGCTTGGGCATTGGCCGGATGTTGTTGGAGCAAGTGCGTGAACAATACAAAGGGACGCAAATTTATTTGTATGATGCCAAAACCACCTCTCGTTTTTATGCGAGAATGGGATTTTCTAACATGAAAGAAGGTCTTTGGAAGTGGTCTTAA
- a CDS encoding ABC transporter ATP-binding protein: MSFVVVEAIEKRFGDHVAVDDCSFSVPQGQFFSILGPSGCGKTTLLRIIGGFEDPTSGRVFLNGKEVTNLPAQKRPTAMVFQSYALFPSMSVRENVAFGLRMKKASRADLRFRTDEVLRKVGLTSFAEKPVPTLSGGQQQRVALARAMVMEPEVLLFDEPLSNLDASLREQARYEIQQLQKSAGTTSLYVTHDQEEALALSDQLAVLNKGRIQQLGTPESIYFRPKNPFVATFIGNSNLIDNPALLQSWGISYDPNFIISIKPENWIIKDNATNSFPIKIFSRHFSGTFSMWRVEINGTSLRIALPPEVVLTASSVLAPTRWHPIKPL, from the coding sequence ATGTCGTTTGTTGTTGTAGAAGCGATTGAGAAACGATTTGGCGATCATGTAGCCGTAGATGATTGCTCGTTTAGTGTTCCTCAAGGCCAGTTTTTTTCCATCTTAGGGCCAAGTGGATGTGGTAAAACAACACTGCTGCGCATAATTGGTGGATTTGAAGACCCTACCTCCGGACGTGTGTTTTTAAATGGAAAAGAGGTTACGAATCTGCCAGCCCAAAAGCGCCCTACGGCTATGGTCTTTCAAAGCTATGCGCTATTTCCAAGCATGAGTGTGCGCGAAAATGTGGCGTTTGGCCTACGAATGAAAAAAGCCTCCCGTGCAGACCTCCGATTTCGTACAGATGAAGTTCTCCGGAAGGTTGGCCTTACTTCCTTTGCCGAAAAACCAGTACCCACATTGTCGGGCGGCCAACAACAACGAGTGGCTCTTGCACGTGCGATGGTCATGGAACCAGAGGTCTTGCTGTTTGACGAACCCCTCTCCAATTTGGATGCTTCCTTGCGAGAACAAGCTCGATACGAAATTCAGCAACTGCAAAAATCGGCAGGGACAACCAGTCTGTATGTTACTCACGACCAAGAAGAAGCGTTGGCTTTGTCGGATCAATTGGCCGTCCTGAACAAAGGCCGCATCCAGCAATTGGGCACACCAGAGTCCATTTATTTCCGACCCAAAAATCCCTTTGTAGCTACTTTTATTGGGAATAGCAATTTGATTGATAATCCGGCGTTGTTGCAAAGTTGGGGTATTTCGTATGACCCTAATTTTATTATTTCCATCAAGCCCGAAAACTGGATTATTAAGGATAATGCTACTAATTCCTTTCCAATTAAAATCTTTTCACGCCATTTTTCTGGAACTTTTTCAATGTGGCGTGTTGAAATAAATGGAACTTCTCTGCGTATTGCCCTGCCACCGGAGGTGGTCTTAACCGCTTCTTCGGTTTTGGCACCAACCCGATGGCATCCCATAAAACCTCTTTAA
- a CDS encoding sugar phosphate isomerase/epimerase, translated as MAKGVENTLSTVARLGFKEVEFAGYYDKTPQEIKTLLKKYKLTAPAVHIPHTAVEKGDMAKEIEAAQIIGHQYLILPWLPAENLKLSDWKRWADRINVAAEKCKNAGLNFAYHNHDFEFKSVDNFIPYDLLLNNTDPSLVGFELDLFWITKAGKDPISYFKKHAGRFPACHVKDMDEQGQMMAVGKGKINFGHIFQHAKIAGIKHFFVEHDNPQDPFASIEESAQHLKKLTF; from the coding sequence ATGGCAAAAGGGGTGGAAAATACACTTTCTACAGTTGCTCGGTTAGGGTTCAAAGAAGTCGAATTTGCTGGTTATTATGATAAAACGCCACAAGAAATAAAGACACTTCTTAAGAAATATAAATTAACGGCTCCGGCAGTCCATATCCCACACACGGCCGTAGAAAAAGGAGACATGGCCAAAGAAATTGAGGCCGCACAAATCATTGGCCATCAATACCTTATTTTGCCTTGGCTTCCTGCTGAGAATTTGAAGCTAAGTGATTGGAAAAGATGGGCTGACCGTATAAATGTCGCAGCTGAAAAATGTAAAAATGCCGGCTTAAATTTTGCTTATCATAACCATGATTTTGAATTTAAATCGGTGGATAATTTTATTCCTTATGACTTGTTGTTAAACAATACGGATCCCTCTTTGGTAGGCTTTGAATTGGATTTATTTTGGATTACCAAGGCGGGCAAAGACCCTATTTCCTACTTTAAAAAACACGCGGGGAGATTTCCTGCTTGCCATGTTAAGGACATGGACGAGCAAGGGCAAATGATGGCAGTCGGGAAGGGAAAAATTAACTTCGGCCACATTTTCCAACATGCTAAAATAGCAGGTATTAAGCATTTTTTTGTTGAGCATGATAATCCGCAAGACCCTTTTGCAAGTATTGAAGAAAGTGCGCAACACCTTAAAAAACTAACTTTTTAA
- a CDS encoding Bax inhibitor-1/YccA family protein: protein MNTSNPAFSETALKQIADIHGERMTQKGSVNKSFIMLALVALGAAWTWLQVSANPNAALMMGGIGMFGGLILSFVIVFKKTWASILAPIYALLEGLFIGVLSAHYESRYPGLVIQAVGLTFVTFFVMLIAYRLHWIRVTETFRSVLVAATLALFTFYLVALVARFAFDFPMPLIHDKGILGIGFSVFATGLAAFNLILDFDFVEKGSEHGLPKYMEWYAAFGLTVTLVWLYIELLRLLSKFRK from the coding sequence ATGAATACTTCTAATCCCGCATTTTCTGAAACCGCACTTAAACAAATTGCGGATATTCATGGTGAGCGCATGACCCAAAAAGGTAGCGTCAACAAGTCTTTCATTATGCTGGCGTTGGTTGCATTAGGAGCCGCTTGGACATGGCTTCAAGTTAGCGCAAACCCGAACGCGGCCCTCATGATGGGTGGTATTGGCATGTTTGGAGGGCTTATTCTCTCGTTTGTGATCGTATTCAAAAAAACATGGGCCTCTATTCTTGCACCAATCTATGCGCTTTTGGAAGGTTTATTTATTGGCGTTTTATCGGCGCACTATGAATCACGTTATCCAGGTCTTGTTATTCAAGCGGTTGGACTTACCTTCGTAACTTTTTTTGTGATGTTGATCGCCTACCGCTTGCATTGGATTCGTGTTACCGAGACTTTTCGCAGTGTTTTGGTAGCAGCAACCTTGGCCCTATTCACTTTTTATCTGGTTGCACTGGTAGCACGCTTTGCTTTTGATTTTCCGATGCCGCTGATTCACGACAAAGGCATTCTGGGTATTGGCTTTAGCGTATTTGCCACGGGCTTGGCTGCCTTTAACCTCATCTTAGACTTCGACTTTGTAGAAAAAGGCTCGGAACATGGATTGCCCAAATATATGGAGTGGTATGCCGCATTTGGGCTTACGGTTACGCTGGTCTGGCTCTATATCGAGTTACTCAGGCTATTGAGTAAATTCCGCAAATAA
- a CDS encoding GMC family oxidoreductase, which produces MFQKPNIYVSTQTEYDAIVVGSGITGGWAAKELTEKGLNVLLLERGNYIEHKRDYVTEHKTPWDFPFRGRGERKRFEEEYEVQSTCYAFYEGSEHMFVNDKDHPYIQNPEKPFWWIRGYHLGGRSLMWGRQCYRWGEQDFEANEKDGFGVDWPIRYQDIAPWYDYVERFVGISGEALGLAQVPDSIFQKPMEMNVVEKHVKAGIEKNFAGRVMTIGRCANLTEPKGERSPCHYCGPCERGCSTGSYFSSLSATLPAAFKTGRLAIRANSIVHSVLFDDKKGRVSGVQVVDALSKETQIYRAKVVFLCASTIGSTAIMLNSKSRTFPNGIANGSGVLGHYLMDHHFQLGAGGKFPEFNDRYYAGKRPNGIYIPRFQNLGQEKRTDYVRGYGYQGGAGRSSWQRGNQLADFGATLKAELREPGDWGFSLMGFGETLPIYENRVWLDPDNTDQWGIPMLHIEAEWSQNELNMRKDILASAAEMIEAAGGKEVYTFDNGSIPGHGIHEMGTARMGKDARTSVLNKWNQAHEVPNLFVTDGAAMASSACQNPSITYMALTARACNYAVEKMKRNEL; this is translated from the coding sequence ATGTTTCAAAAACCCAATATTTACGTTTCCACACAAACCGAATATGATGCCATTGTGGTTGGCTCCGGTATCACAGGCGGATGGGCTGCAAAAGAATTGACCGAAAAGGGTCTCAATGTACTCTTATTAGAACGAGGGAACTATATAGAACATAAGCGAGATTATGTAACGGAACATAAAACCCCGTGGGACTTTCCTTTCCGTGGAAGAGGCGAACGGAAACGCTTTGAAGAAGAATACGAGGTGCAAAGTACGTGTTATGCCTTCTACGAGGGGAGTGAACATATGTTCGTCAACGATAAAGACCATCCATACATTCAAAATCCTGAAAAACCTTTTTGGTGGATTCGGGGCTATCATCTTGGTGGGCGCTCTTTGATGTGGGGTCGTCAGTGCTACCGCTGGGGCGAACAAGATTTTGAAGCTAACGAAAAAGATGGGTTTGGTGTGGATTGGCCAATTCGCTATCAAGATATTGCGCCTTGGTACGATTATGTAGAACGCTTTGTTGGGATAAGTGGCGAAGCATTGGGACTTGCACAAGTTCCAGATAGCATCTTTCAAAAGCCTATGGAAATGAATGTGGTGGAAAAGCACGTAAAAGCAGGAATTGAGAAGAATTTCGCTGGCCGTGTGATGACCATCGGACGTTGCGCCAACCTCACGGAACCCAAAGGGGAACGGTCGCCTTGCCATTATTGTGGCCCATGCGAACGAGGTTGTTCTACAGGGTCTTATTTCTCCAGTTTGAGCGCCACCTTGCCGGCAGCTTTTAAAACGGGTCGCTTGGCCATCCGTGCCAATAGCATTGTTCATAGCGTACTGTTCGACGATAAAAAGGGGCGTGTCTCTGGTGTACAAGTTGTTGACGCACTTTCTAAGGAAACCCAGATATACCGCGCAAAAGTAGTCTTCTTGTGTGCTTCTACCATTGGCTCGACGGCCATTATGCTCAACTCCAAGTCCAGAACATTTCCAAATGGAATTGCGAATGGCTCTGGTGTTTTAGGGCACTACTTGATGGATCACCATTTCCAGTTGGGCGCAGGTGGTAAATTTCCCGAGTTTAATGACCGTTATTATGCTGGAAAGCGTCCGAATGGCATCTATATTCCCAGGTTCCAAAATTTAGGCCAAGAAAAACGCACGGATTACGTTAGGGGCTATGGCTATCAGGGTGGGGCTGGTCGCTCGTCGTGGCAACGCGGGAACCAATTAGCGGACTTCGGTGCCACACTCAAAGCAGAACTCCGTGAACCCGGGGATTGGGGATTTAGCCTAATGGGATTTGGTGAAACGCTGCCAATCTATGAGAATCGCGTTTGGTTGGATCCAGATAATACGGATCAATGGGGCATTCCTATGCTGCATATTGAAGCAGAGTGGAGCCAGAATGAGCTAAACATGCGGAAAGATATTCTTGCTTCGGCTGCCGAAATGATTGAGGCAGCAGGGGGCAAAGAGGTCTATACCTTTGATAATGGTTCCATTCCGGGGCATGGTATTCATGAGATGGGGACGGCGAGAATGGGGAAAGACGCCCGAACTTCGGTACTAAACAAATGGAATCAAGCACACGAAGTTCCAAACCTTTTCGTAACAGATGGAGCGGCAATGGCTTCTTCTGCCTGCCAGAATCCCTCAATCACCTACATGGCCCTAACAGCACGCGCTTGTAATTATGCGGTTGAGAAAATGAAACGTAACGAACTTTAA
- a CDS encoding gluconate 2-dehydrogenase subunit 3 family protein yields the protein MQRRKAIKNTSLLIGGLLAVPGLGILTGFSSNPHDHHHARSVLVKPAGDIPFAPKALSSAQNECLIAATERLIPTTDTPGAKEARVNEYIDRLLAQWMKEDEKNRFLAGLEGLDRRAQTKYQKSFEALQESEQDELLQFYAQSATAGNSEEGRFFRELKALTLEGYYTSEIGATQELQYSASHGTYVADAPLSQIGRAWA from the coding sequence ATGCAACGTAGAAAAGCCATCAAAAACACCTCTCTACTGATTGGAGGATTACTTGCTGTGCCCGGATTGGGCATTTTAACCGGATTTAGCTCAAATCCCCATGACCATCATCATGCGCGATCAGTACTCGTAAAACCTGCCGGAGATATACCATTTGCTCCGAAAGCCCTAAGTTCAGCGCAAAATGAATGTCTGATTGCGGCTACCGAACGTTTGATCCCTACGACGGATACACCGGGCGCAAAAGAAGCCCGTGTAAACGAGTACATAGACCGACTTTTGGCGCAGTGGATGAAGGAAGATGAGAAAAATCGTTTTTTGGCCGGATTAGAAGGGCTTGATCGTCGGGCACAAACCAAGTATCAGAAATCGTTTGAGGCTTTGCAGGAAAGCGAGCAAGATGAGTTGTTGCAGTTCTATGCACAATCCGCTACCGCTGGTAATTCAGAAGAGGGACGCTTTTTTCGTGAGCTAAAAGCACTCACCTTGGAGGGTTATTACACCTCGGAAATTGGTGCTACACAAGAATTACAGTATTCAGCATCTCATGGAACTTACGTGGCCGATGCGCCGCTCTCTCAAATTGGCCGCGCTTGGGCCTGA